From the Hevea brasiliensis isolate MT/VB/25A 57/8 chromosome 13, ASM3005281v1, whole genome shotgun sequence genome, the window AGAAAACATTGCAATACTATGGGCAAcatgaagtattgggaggagagtGTAAATACAGTTGTTGGACTTGTTATGACCATATCACAACCTAGAAAAATATTAAGTGAACAATTGCAAGTAAAACAAACCTAGTCATCCTTCTAAATAAGACTCGTAAATTATAATGGCATATACATTTAAAGCcttttgatttgatttataaaAGCATAATTTTAAAATAGGATTCAGAGCAATACTAAATTTGATACTAATCTTAGAAAACAAGACTGTACAGAAACTCCAATCAAACAATGCCAGCACTGCTGCTTGTACGAAACAAACATAAGAAGACGTCCGATGGAAACACTGGGAGAAGCAACAGTCTAGCCGGAAACGGGGGCTTAGGTTCTTGGAGTGCTTTATAAGTTGGTTATaaccgagagagagagagttctCGCGCTTCGGTGCTGTAACATGGACCTACCTCGCCTAGAGCCCAATTTCCTTTTCATTTTGGTTTTCTTGGAGGCCCATTTTTCTAACTACTAAAGCCCAGTTTTACAAGGTAACATaaaaaattttccttaaaaataaaaataaacaattttttttatataaatgattaaatttaattaaaattaaactaaattaaaatcaaaaccaATAATGaaataagattaaaattaaaatatataataaaattgaatCGTGGATAATATCCTAGATACTAATTTATAAGTGGGACCGTTTGGTTCAGATGGTAGTGAGAATAATATGTGGCAGACAAATTGCAACTCCTACTGGACCTACTGCATATAAGTTTGATGCACACGTGCTTCTTCCATAAATTGAAGACAAGGCATTTTGGACCATTTACCCAACACCCAGCAGCCACCTACTCTTCTACACCAATTTATTCACTAGCTTTTTTTAGTATCTTTAATTTCAAGCGCACCATAAAAATGTTTGCTTCAACCAATCCCCCATTCCTAACCACCTTTTTCTcacattaaaatttcaattaaatattttaatttcattattcAATTTGTTTTTATAAAtgtattcaattaaatttttaatttttcaattaatttattttaattcactATTTTATGGTACGTTTACTTGTGAAATTGATGTACTAAGAGTAGCAGGAATGTGGCCACTCCCAAACATTACACGTGCGATGAAGGTACCCAGTAACCTAATGGGCTCGCCATTTAATTTGTTGGTGAAGTGGGGTTTTCCACCATTTTTTGTTGCTTAGATATCACATATGGActgtaaatttattttctttagcATGCTTAACGAGAAAAGTAACTGATTGTTCTTCAATAATCTCatgaatatttataataaaataaaaccataTGGTATCCCTTTATTAATGGTTTTTAAGGTAACATTAGAGAATAATTCCCTTAGCTCATGTCCTTAAAGATCAAATTTGTAATTCACATTTAAATGAAAAAGGCAGAGCGCATGTTCATTAAGCGAGTCAACTGAATGGTTTAATTAGTTTGGTGAAAATCATTTAAGTTTCTACCCGCAAGGCTTTATTACCAAAGAAATtcattattatatattgtgttcacTTTTTATATgttatgtaatttaattttaattaattttttttttaaaaaaaaaaggctaaaCCTATTTTATGTTTGTAATAAAGTGTTGCTTTCAAATTAATATGCACAATCTTAATGTCATTATAAAACAAATATCAATCTtgttaaatcataatttaaatgaAAATGTAAAGGGTCGGGTGGGAATATGGTTGGAGCATTAATGAATCCATTTAATTAGTaggatttatatttttaatttttggttgTAATGTCACACCAATGCCTTTCATCTAGTATTGGATTGATTGTTCATAAGATTAAAAAACGTTTATATCGTAAGAATATATATTATGAGATATGATAAAATTTTTACGCTGATTATCAACTATCGCAACTTTTCTTCTTTATCCGGGGTTGGAACCGActaagcacaaactacttagACGGAGTTATTGTTTATAagattattaattaattgattaattattaataaaataaaaaaaatcaatgaattttaattcaATAGTATTGAAGTAGTCTCCAATATTATAagatttcaaatttcaattctaaTCAGAATtaattgtatttaaaaaaaaaaaaacaattacaaGTTTCAATTTCAAGTTAAATGGTAGGTAAGCAACTTTAAAGACAAGATAATTCGCATTTAATGTAAGTTTGGTATGCAAATGAATTGCTCTTTAATAGCCCTTTATAGCTTCACGAAACAAACGATGAAAACACAAGTTTTGCAAAATTTAGGTAAATGCTCTTCTCAATTCATTAAAGGAAGGAACTGTTATAACAActgaattttttttgtttaaattaagaaatcttaaatttaaattttgattccttccacAATTAATCTACCTTGCATGAAGAACAATAATTGCCTATGTTAAGATTTAAATAATGACCATGGTAACTAATCCATAATCTAAAATATCATGCAAGCACATTTAAGAATTGAAGCTCAAATATTGTTTCCCACATAAAGAAGCTATGAAGGAATGTGATGTATAACTAACACATGTGATGTAGTACTATCAAAAAAAGAATGTGATGTAGATTTTTACGCAAGTAGTTGATTGGGTTATGTATACTGCTATGATGTCATGTGTATCATATTTGGATATGATGTTATCAATTTGAATTATAAttcgattgaaaaaaaaaaaccaaataaatattgtaaattttatttattatattttaaaaaaaattgatatggaAAACTCTAATATCATTTTAAGAAAATAGGTCGGGTCTAACTCATAAACTAAAAGCTAACTCATGATGAAGAAATGCCTAAAAGCATATAAGAGGCATATTATCCATATCCCAAACAAATGTGGGATCTTAACATTATAGCATATTATAAGAAACTATttgtatgcttatttgaattaggGTTGGAGGATGCAGAGAGATTATGACTTCTATTTTTTATTACAGGTAAACTTGTATTGTTTGTAAGTataaattttttagttgaatcatATAAATTTTATGCTTTAAATTTATGTGCCTATTTTAAAATATACTTTGAGAAATAATGCATACTTTATATAAAATAGATGAGGAAATAAGCATTAAAATTATATTGAAAGGTAGGTGGGCAACATTAAGATGATGATATAATTAAATTCTCATTGAATAAGAGTTAGGTATATTAATGAATTGGTATAGTAAATGGCCTTAATAGCTTCATGCAGCAACCATAAAGCTCATCATTTGACAAAACTATAGGTGAATGCAGTTTTCAAATATTTATAGGACACAACCATATTTTTTGTACATCACTATCCTTTTATGATCTACCAAATTGTCAGTGGAGAGATGGACACTAAACTAGGACATGCCTGCCCTGGTAAAGATGCCTAAATTTTTCAGCCCTTTAAGTTCTTGGATACAAGTCACAATCTTGTATTAAATGCCTTTCCTTTAATGGCCTTCACTCATATCCAAACTCTAtgcttctttattttttttttttcttttcaaaagtgaagttcatcaatattaatttaaaaaaaattaaaattttttcataTAATTGATCACAAAAAATATGAGTAAATTTAATCCCTATATTGTTACTCTTTTCTCTGCTCTTTTTAAAATTGCTAGATTCTGTCAAGTATTTAAAGGCTGTTCCAATTTACTTATTTAATATGCCTCATTTAAACACCTTCATCTGAATATTCAAGGCCTTTGTCCAATATTACGACCTGAATTCTTTAAATGCTCATCTAATTTACGATGAAAATCATCAAATTATGAGGGGCACTAACCCTTAATCAACTAGGATCTTAATACAAGTatgaattttaaatgcaaaaatcATCATTCACAGAGTAGATGGAATATGAAGATAAATGGCAGCAATTAAGGTCTAAATAAAGATGCTTAAATTACCTATCTTCTATGGGGATAAAAgccattaaaaataataataatttatctcttCTTTGCTTACAATTTCTATTCTATAAGCACCTAAATTGCACCTATCATATACAAAATCACAAACATTAAATCTCTCTAATCTATCTcatattgaaatgttgagatcgaTGCGAGGCTTTTTCAACATTGGCACTGGAACAACAGAATTGCACCTGGGACACATTGGGTTGCTTTTCATTATCAAAACGTAAGATAAGCAAACTGGGCAGCCTGCTGCCACTGATGCGATTGCGGATACTGGTTTCTCTTCATATTCTTCTTCTGGAATCTCTCTAATCGAAGATGATGATGAAGAATAGGAAGGTGATAATTGTGATTTCCACAGCGATGATCGCTTTCTAATGGGTTCTTTCTCTGCTCTTTCAAGTGCAGACTTCACTTTATCTAGAGTGCACACACTTTGATATTtggttgatgatgatgatgagacTAACTTCAGTTCCAAGTTACTTTCATCAAAAAGATTCAGTGTGATCTTGGAAGGTGATTGCGGGATATTTAAATCTTGAAGCTTTGCCAATGTTTGATTGGTTTGTTGCCTGTGATCTGATGATGATGAAGGTGAAGAACTGCATCTTTGTAAATAAACCTTCCCGGACTGCAATCATCATTATAAATAAAGAAGGTTAGGGATTGTTTCAAATCACCAGAAACTACAGGGTTGAAGGAATTTAGAGGTAATGACTAATGATAGTAATGAATGAGTTGGTGGAATTTCTAGCTTCAGAGTATTGAGGAACACTATTAAATGAAGGGAAAAACCAATCCTCCTGCCATTAATTACTATTGATACTGTAAATGTACTTATTTTAAACTTCGTTTTCTTCTCCACAATCCTCTCCCCCCCACTCCACAAAAATAATCAACTCCTTCAAATAAATTTAGAAACTGCTTGGCTGCTGGAAAAGTAATTCAATTTTTATGAATTGAAAGAAATGTGAAGT encodes:
- the LOC131171983 gene encoding uncharacterized protein LOC131171983 yields the protein MAADVSSLLRVLTGYKDDRTVPNELVAGKSTALITRDLLGGGGAAAVYGDASSKDESQELDLDLQVPTGWEKRLDLKSGKVYLQRCSSSPSSSSDHRQQTNQTLAKLQDLNIPQSPSKITLNLFDESNLELKLVSSSSSTKYQSVCTLDKVKSALERAEKEPIRKRSSLWKSQLSPSYSSSSSSIREIPEEEYEEKPVSAIASVAAGCPVCLSYVLIMKSNPMCPRCNSVVPVPMLKKPRIDLNISI